One segment of Thunnus thynnus chromosome 19, fThuThy2.1, whole genome shotgun sequence DNA contains the following:
- the ehmt1b gene encoding histone-lysine N-methyltransferase EHMT1 isoform X3 — MPAGIAKGSLDKGASTKKEGLDPASNGEEKPDGDSEVVARLASSPAAEAMLNGSECDNMRHKSPTHGSATGNKTLLLVNENGMSDAEPPHGSVTGSNGFILIKQQQQEGSSAATPGLGVSPHRTNWLPSGSPTGGHTTKPLPTSASGCAQSPGALRTDPSTGAMSGQGAPDTKNGTGPSPAPAPAPVTIHRARKTMSRPAVSPAQKLLNRELREAKSAKMETQVAPDAQKSSQQSSAQNHLPQSPPDTPASAQTAPSASPAAPPPTPAPAATSAPPAPPAPPAPPAPPAAAPAKIQLGSYSGGLSSRKKKRRMGTYSLVPKKKTKVLKQRTMLEMFPQSAKSPPTKEVANINGEKVENASEEEESEEVESEEEERQQQASRTYEPIPQAGDEQESEDSGEEYGEEEGTESDLSSESSLKKKLKKKTKGDSAWLRPSRKRKRRIKAKETEEVVQPQASAQAQADEKEYTQIPPPESVNLNKPQEPDAPSQNKDTSGSAVEEAQELPLCSCRMETPKSREILILADRKCMATESVDGQLTRCQSAVLKHEMMRPSNSVQLLVLCEDHRNGMVKHQCCPGCGFFCRAGTFMECQPDVSISHRFHRACASVLKGQSFCPHCGEEASKAKEVTIAKADTTSTVPPVLTHGPATPGASEGRADTTTGSSSRLAMGAEVSGRADSSLPIRSPHGLDPSAVPGSSRAAMLQASMGTTVPPTVPPGPPRETFESILVALDTEKPKKLRFHPKQLYLSAKQGELKKVLLMLVDGIDPNFKMESQNKRTPLHAAAEGGHKDICHMLVQAGANLDMCDEDQRTPLMEACENNHMEVVMYLLRAGASATHKDVEGFTCLHLAAKSGHYNIVEHLLTTGLININCQDDGGWTAMIWATEYKHVDQVKLLLTKGADISIRDKEENICLHWAAFSGSVEIAELLLNTRCDLQAVNIHGDSPLHIAARENRLDCVTLFLSRGADVFLKNREGETPPDCCSHNSKAWAALQANRRERDAKNAGLNRAEEKALHSDIALGQERVPIPCVNAVDSEPYPDDYKYIPENCVTSPMNIDRNITHLQYCVCKEDCSTSICMCGQLSLRCWYDKSGRLLPEFCREEPAIIFECNHACSCWRTCKNRVVQNGLRTRLQLFRTSKKGWGVRALEDIPQGTFICEYVGEIISEAEAEMRQNDAYLFSLDDKPQDLYCIDARFYGNISRFLNHMCEPNLFACRVFTTHQDLRFPHIAFFASENIKAGEELGFNYGDHFWEVKSKLFSCECGSSKCKYSSAAMASLQADSTPEDQQQPSASPDTSSSNSPSSPS; from the exons ATG CCCGCTGGTATAGCCAAGGGCAGCTTGGATAAGGGTGCATCCACAAAGAAAGAGGGACTCGATCCAGCGAGCAACGGAGAGGAGAAGCCAG ATGGAGACAGTGAGGTAGTAGCCAGACTGGCCTCTTCCCCTGCAGCTGAGGCAATGCTCAACGGCAGCGAATGTGACAACATGAGGCACAAGAGCCCGACACATGGCTCTGCAACAGGAAACAAGACTTTACTGTTGgtaaatgaaaatggcatgtcAGACGCGGAGCCACCGCACGGCTCCGTTACCGGCAGCAATGGATTCATTCTCattaaacaacagcagcaggaaggcaGCTCTGCAGCGACGCCAGGTTTGGGAGTTTCCCCTCACAGGACTAACTGGTTGCCTTCGGGCTCACCGACAGGGGGACACACGACCAAACCCCTCCCCACCTCGGCGTCTGGGTGCGCACAAAGTCCAGGTGCACTAAGGACTGACCCCAGTACAGGGGCTATGTCAGGACAGGGGGCACCAGACACTAAAAATGGCACAGGCCCATCTCCTGCCCCGGCTCCAGCGCCCGTCACGATACACAGGGCGCGCAAGACCATGTCTAGACCTGCCGTTAGCCCGGCACAAAAG CTTCTTAACAGGGAATTAAGAGAAGCAAAGAGTGCCAAAATGGAGACTCAAGTTGCACCTGATGCGCAGAAATCCTCGCAGCAGTCCTCCGCTCAGAACCATCTACCTCAGAGTCCTCCGGATACGCCAGCTTCAGCACAAACAGCTCCATCAGCTTCACCAGCAGCACCTCCACCAACTCCAGCTCCTGCAGCCActtcagctcctccagctcctccggCTCCTCCggctcctccagctcctccagctgcgGCACCAGCCAAGATCCAACTAG GCTCTTACTCAGGAGGATTGTCATCCCgtaagaaaaagaggaggatggGAACGTATAGCCTGGTTCCCAAGAAGAAAACCAAAGTGCTCAAGCAGAGAACTATGCTGGAAATGTTCCCACAGTCTGCCAAGAGCCCACCG ACTAAAGAGGTAGCAAACATTAACGGTGAGAAGGTCGAAAATGCatccgaggaggaggagtcagaAGAGGTGGAGTCTGAGGAAGAGGAACGACAGCAGCAAGCAAGTCGAACATATGAACCCATCCCCCAG gcgGGTGATGAGCAGGAGTCTGAAGACTCGGGAGAAGAatatggagaggaggagggcaCAGAATCTGACTTG AGCTCGGAGTCTAGTCTGAAGAAGaagttgaaaaagaaaacaaaaggagaCAGCGCTTGGCTCAGGCCATCCAGGAAACGAAAAAGGAGGATAAAGGCCAAAG AAACTGAGGAGGTGGTTCAGCCTCAGGCTTCAGCTCAGGCCCAGGCAGACGAGAAGGAGTATACACAGATCCCCCCACCTGAGTCTGTCAACCTCAACAAGCCCCAAGAGCCTGATGCACCTTCTCAGAACAAAG ACACTTCAGGGTCAGCAGTCGAAGAGGCTCAGGAGCTCCCACTCTGCAGCTGCCGCATGGAGACACCCAAGAGTCGAGAGATTCTCATCCtggcagacaggaaatgtaTGGCCACCGAAAGCGTTGACGGACAGCTGACCCGCTGCCAGAGCGCCGTACTGAAACATGAAATGATGCGTCCCTCCAACTCAGTGCAGCTGCTGGTTCTGTGTGAAGACCACCGTAATGGCATGGTGAAGCACCAGTGCTGCCCCGGCTGTGGCTTCTTCTGCAGGGCT GGTACCTTCATGGAGTGCCAACCAGACGTCAGCATCTCTCACCGTTTCCATCGTGCCTGTGCCTCAGTGCTGAAAGGTCAAAGCTTCTGTCCCCACTGTGGAGAGGAGGCCAGCAAGGCCAAGGAGGTCACCATCGCCAAGGCAGACACCACTTCCACTGTACCCCCTGTGCTCACTCATGGACCTGCCACACCCGGGGCCTCCGAGGGCCGGGCGGACACCACCACGGGCAG CTCTTCTCGTCTGGCTATGGGTGCTGAGGTCAGCGGCAGGGCTGACAGCTCACTGCCCATTCGTTCTCCACATGGTCTCGACCCCTCTGCTGTTCCCGGGTCATCTAGGGCCGCAATGCTGCAGGCCAGTATGGGAACAACAGTGCCACCTACAGTCCCTCCAGGACCACCCAGAGAAACTTTTGAGAGCATCCTGGTAGCTCTCGACACAGAGAA GCCCAAGAAGCTTCGTTTTCATCCCAAGCAACTTTACCTCTCAGCCAAACAGGGAGAACTCAAGAAGGTCTTGCTTATGTTAG TGGATGGTATCGACCCTAACTTTAAGATGGAGTCTCAGAACAAACGCACCCCACTCCACgctgcagctgaaggaggaCACAAAGACATCTGCCACATGCTCGTACAG GCTGGTGCGAACTTGGATATGTGTGATGAAGATCAGCGGACGCCACTGATGGAGGCCTGTGAGAACAACCACATGGAGGTGGTCATGTATTTGCTGAGAGCTGGAGCCAGCGCCACACACAAG GATGTAGAGGGGTTCACGTGTCTCCACCTAGCGGCAAAGTCTGGCCATTACAACATTGTTGAGCACCTTCTTACCACAGGATTGATCAACATAAACTGTCAG GATGATGGAGGTTGGACAGCCATGATCTGGGCGACAGAGTACAAACATGTGGACCAGGTGAAGCTTCTTCTGACCAAAGGAGCTGACATCAGTATCAGAGACAAG GAAGAGAATATCTGCCTTCACTGGGCAGCATTCTCCGGCAGCGTGGAGATTGCTGAGCTGCTATTGAACACCCGCTGTGATCTCCAGGCAGTCAACATCCACGGAGACTCTCCTCTACACATCGCTGCTCGGGAGAATCGTCTGGATTGTGTCAC GCTTTTCCTGTCTCGAGGAGCAGATGTGTTTCTGAAGAATCGTGAGGGAGAAACTCCTCCAGATTGCTGCAGCCACAACTCAAAGGCCTGGGCGGCCCTCCAGGCCAACAGGAGGGAGAGGGACGCCAAGAACGCCGGGCTCAATCGAGCAGAGGAAAAAGCTCTTCACAG tgacatAGCTCTTGGGCAGGAGAGAGTCCCCATTCCCTGTGTCAACGCTGTCGACAGTGAACCTTACCCAGATGACTACAAATACATCCCAGAAAACTGTGTCACCTCTCCCATGAACATCGACAGGAACATAACACACTTACAG TACTGTGTCTGTAAGGAGGACTGTTCGACAAGTATCTGCATGTGTGGACAACTCAGTCTGCGCTGCTGGTATGACAAG AGCGGGCGTCTTCTCCCTGAATTCTGCCGTGAGGAGCCTGCCATTATCTTTGAGTGTAACCATGCGTGCTCCTGTTGGAGGACCTGCAAGAACCGCGTAGTACAAAATGGACTCAG GACCAGGCTTCAGCTCTTCAGGACCAGTAAGAAGGGCTGGGGTGTCCGGGCACTGGAAGACATACCGCAGGGGACCTTTATATGCGA GTACGTCGGTGAGATCATCTCCgaagcagaagcagagatgAGGCAAAATGACGCTTACCTGTTCAGCCTGGATGATAAG CCACAAGATCTATACTGCATAGATGCCCGTTTCTATGGAAACATCAGCCGTTTCCTCAACCACATGTGTGAGCCCAACTTGTTTGCGTGTCGAGTGTTCACGACGCACCAGGACCTGCGTTTTCCACACATTGCCTTCTTCGCCAGTGAAAACATAAAGGCTGGAGAGGAGCTTGG ATTTAACTACGGCGACCACTTCTGGGAAGTCAAAAGCAAGCTGTTTAGCTGCGAATGTGGCTCTTCTAAGTGCAAGTACTCATCAGCAGCCATGGCGTCGCTGCAGGCAGACAGCACACCTGAGGACCAGCAGCAGCCCAGCGCATCACCTGACACCAGCTCTTCC
- the ehmt1b gene encoding histone-lysine N-methyltransferase EHMT1 isoform X2: MTGEPAGIAKGSLDKGASTKKEGLDPASNGEEKPDGDSEVVARLASSPAAEAMLNGSECDNMRHKSPTHGSATGNKTLLLVNENGMSDAEPPHGSVTGSNGFILIKQQQQEGSSAATPGLGVSPHRTNWLPSGSPTGGHTTKPLPTSASGCAQSPGALRTDPSTGAMSGQGAPDTKNGTGPSPAPAPAPVTIHRARKTMSRPAVSPAQKLLNRELREAKSAKMETQVAPDAQKSSQQSSAQNHLPQSPPDTPASAQTAPSASPAAPPPTPAPAATSAPPAPPAPPAPPAPPAAAPAKIQLGSYSGGLSSRKKKRRMGTYSLVPKKKTKVLKQRTMLEMFPQSAKSPPTKEVANINGEKVENASEEEESEEVESEEEERQQQASRTYEPIPQAGDEQESEDSGEEYGEEEGTESDLSSESSLKKKLKKKTKGDSAWLRPSRKRKRRIKAKETEEVVQPQASAQAQADEKEYTQIPPPESVNLNKPQEPDAPSQNKDTSGSAVEEAQELPLCSCRMETPKSREILILADRKCMATESVDGQLTRCQSAVLKHEMMRPSNSVQLLVLCEDHRNGMVKHQCCPGCGFFCRAGTFMECQPDVSISHRFHRACASVLKGQSFCPHCGEEASKAKEVTIAKADTTSTVPPVLTHGPATPGASEGRADTTTGSSSRLAMGAEVSGRADSSLPIRSPHGLDPSAVPGSSRAAMLQASMGTTVPPTVPPGPPRETFESILVALDTEKPKKLRFHPKQLYLSAKQGELKKVLLMLVDGIDPNFKMESQNKRTPLHAAAEGGHKDICHMLVQAGANLDMCDEDQRTPLMEACENNHMEVVMYLLRAGASATHKDVEGFTCLHLAAKSGHYNIVEHLLTTGLININCQDDGGWTAMIWATEYKHVDQVKLLLTKGADISIRDKEENICLHWAAFSGSVEIAELLLNTRCDLQAVNIHGDSPLHIAARENRLDCVTLFLSRGADVFLKNREGETPPDCCSHNSKAWAALQANRRERDAKNAGLNRAEEKALHSDIALGQERVPIPCVNAVDSEPYPDDYKYIPENCVTSPMNIDRNITHLQYCVCKEDCSTSICMCGQLSLRCWYDKSGRLLPEFCREEPAIIFECNHACSCWRTCKNRVVQNGLRTRLQLFRTSKKGWGVRALEDIPQGTFICEYVGEIISEAEAEMRQNDAYLFSLDDKPQDLYCIDARFYGNISRFLNHMCEPNLFACRVFTTHQDLRFPHIAFFASENIKAGEELGFNYGDHFWEVKSKLFSCECGSSKCKYSSAAMASLQADSTPEDQQQPSASPDTSSSNSPSSPS, encoded by the exons ATGACCGGCGAG CCCGCTGGTATAGCCAAGGGCAGCTTGGATAAGGGTGCATCCACAAAGAAAGAGGGACTCGATCCAGCGAGCAACGGAGAGGAGAAGCCAG ATGGAGACAGTGAGGTAGTAGCCAGACTGGCCTCTTCCCCTGCAGCTGAGGCAATGCTCAACGGCAGCGAATGTGACAACATGAGGCACAAGAGCCCGACACATGGCTCTGCAACAGGAAACAAGACTTTACTGTTGgtaaatgaaaatggcatgtcAGACGCGGAGCCACCGCACGGCTCCGTTACCGGCAGCAATGGATTCATTCTCattaaacaacagcagcaggaaggcaGCTCTGCAGCGACGCCAGGTTTGGGAGTTTCCCCTCACAGGACTAACTGGTTGCCTTCGGGCTCACCGACAGGGGGACACACGACCAAACCCCTCCCCACCTCGGCGTCTGGGTGCGCACAAAGTCCAGGTGCACTAAGGACTGACCCCAGTACAGGGGCTATGTCAGGACAGGGGGCACCAGACACTAAAAATGGCACAGGCCCATCTCCTGCCCCGGCTCCAGCGCCCGTCACGATACACAGGGCGCGCAAGACCATGTCTAGACCTGCCGTTAGCCCGGCACAAAAG CTTCTTAACAGGGAATTAAGAGAAGCAAAGAGTGCCAAAATGGAGACTCAAGTTGCACCTGATGCGCAGAAATCCTCGCAGCAGTCCTCCGCTCAGAACCATCTACCTCAGAGTCCTCCGGATACGCCAGCTTCAGCACAAACAGCTCCATCAGCTTCACCAGCAGCACCTCCACCAACTCCAGCTCCTGCAGCCActtcagctcctccagctcctccggCTCCTCCggctcctccagctcctccagctgcgGCACCAGCCAAGATCCAACTAG GCTCTTACTCAGGAGGATTGTCATCCCgtaagaaaaagaggaggatggGAACGTATAGCCTGGTTCCCAAGAAGAAAACCAAAGTGCTCAAGCAGAGAACTATGCTGGAAATGTTCCCACAGTCTGCCAAGAGCCCACCG ACTAAAGAGGTAGCAAACATTAACGGTGAGAAGGTCGAAAATGCatccgaggaggaggagtcagaAGAGGTGGAGTCTGAGGAAGAGGAACGACAGCAGCAAGCAAGTCGAACATATGAACCCATCCCCCAG gcgGGTGATGAGCAGGAGTCTGAAGACTCGGGAGAAGAatatggagaggaggagggcaCAGAATCTGACTTG AGCTCGGAGTCTAGTCTGAAGAAGaagttgaaaaagaaaacaaaaggagaCAGCGCTTGGCTCAGGCCATCCAGGAAACGAAAAAGGAGGATAAAGGCCAAAG AAACTGAGGAGGTGGTTCAGCCTCAGGCTTCAGCTCAGGCCCAGGCAGACGAGAAGGAGTATACACAGATCCCCCCACCTGAGTCTGTCAACCTCAACAAGCCCCAAGAGCCTGATGCACCTTCTCAGAACAAAG ACACTTCAGGGTCAGCAGTCGAAGAGGCTCAGGAGCTCCCACTCTGCAGCTGCCGCATGGAGACACCCAAGAGTCGAGAGATTCTCATCCtggcagacaggaaatgtaTGGCCACCGAAAGCGTTGACGGACAGCTGACCCGCTGCCAGAGCGCCGTACTGAAACATGAAATGATGCGTCCCTCCAACTCAGTGCAGCTGCTGGTTCTGTGTGAAGACCACCGTAATGGCATGGTGAAGCACCAGTGCTGCCCCGGCTGTGGCTTCTTCTGCAGGGCT GGTACCTTCATGGAGTGCCAACCAGACGTCAGCATCTCTCACCGTTTCCATCGTGCCTGTGCCTCAGTGCTGAAAGGTCAAAGCTTCTGTCCCCACTGTGGAGAGGAGGCCAGCAAGGCCAAGGAGGTCACCATCGCCAAGGCAGACACCACTTCCACTGTACCCCCTGTGCTCACTCATGGACCTGCCACACCCGGGGCCTCCGAGGGCCGGGCGGACACCACCACGGGCAG CTCTTCTCGTCTGGCTATGGGTGCTGAGGTCAGCGGCAGGGCTGACAGCTCACTGCCCATTCGTTCTCCACATGGTCTCGACCCCTCTGCTGTTCCCGGGTCATCTAGGGCCGCAATGCTGCAGGCCAGTATGGGAACAACAGTGCCACCTACAGTCCCTCCAGGACCACCCAGAGAAACTTTTGAGAGCATCCTGGTAGCTCTCGACACAGAGAA GCCCAAGAAGCTTCGTTTTCATCCCAAGCAACTTTACCTCTCAGCCAAACAGGGAGAACTCAAGAAGGTCTTGCTTATGTTAG TGGATGGTATCGACCCTAACTTTAAGATGGAGTCTCAGAACAAACGCACCCCACTCCACgctgcagctgaaggaggaCACAAAGACATCTGCCACATGCTCGTACAG GCTGGTGCGAACTTGGATATGTGTGATGAAGATCAGCGGACGCCACTGATGGAGGCCTGTGAGAACAACCACATGGAGGTGGTCATGTATTTGCTGAGAGCTGGAGCCAGCGCCACACACAAG GATGTAGAGGGGTTCACGTGTCTCCACCTAGCGGCAAAGTCTGGCCATTACAACATTGTTGAGCACCTTCTTACCACAGGATTGATCAACATAAACTGTCAG GATGATGGAGGTTGGACAGCCATGATCTGGGCGACAGAGTACAAACATGTGGACCAGGTGAAGCTTCTTCTGACCAAAGGAGCTGACATCAGTATCAGAGACAAG GAAGAGAATATCTGCCTTCACTGGGCAGCATTCTCCGGCAGCGTGGAGATTGCTGAGCTGCTATTGAACACCCGCTGTGATCTCCAGGCAGTCAACATCCACGGAGACTCTCCTCTACACATCGCTGCTCGGGAGAATCGTCTGGATTGTGTCAC GCTTTTCCTGTCTCGAGGAGCAGATGTGTTTCTGAAGAATCGTGAGGGAGAAACTCCTCCAGATTGCTGCAGCCACAACTCAAAGGCCTGGGCGGCCCTCCAGGCCAACAGGAGGGAGAGGGACGCCAAGAACGCCGGGCTCAATCGAGCAGAGGAAAAAGCTCTTCACAG tgacatAGCTCTTGGGCAGGAGAGAGTCCCCATTCCCTGTGTCAACGCTGTCGACAGTGAACCTTACCCAGATGACTACAAATACATCCCAGAAAACTGTGTCACCTCTCCCATGAACATCGACAGGAACATAACACACTTACAG TACTGTGTCTGTAAGGAGGACTGTTCGACAAGTATCTGCATGTGTGGACAACTCAGTCTGCGCTGCTGGTATGACAAG AGCGGGCGTCTTCTCCCTGAATTCTGCCGTGAGGAGCCTGCCATTATCTTTGAGTGTAACCATGCGTGCTCCTGTTGGAGGACCTGCAAGAACCGCGTAGTACAAAATGGACTCAG GACCAGGCTTCAGCTCTTCAGGACCAGTAAGAAGGGCTGGGGTGTCCGGGCACTGGAAGACATACCGCAGGGGACCTTTATATGCGA GTACGTCGGTGAGATCATCTCCgaagcagaagcagagatgAGGCAAAATGACGCTTACCTGTTCAGCCTGGATGATAAG CCACAAGATCTATACTGCATAGATGCCCGTTTCTATGGAAACATCAGCCGTTTCCTCAACCACATGTGTGAGCCCAACTTGTTTGCGTGTCGAGTGTTCACGACGCACCAGGACCTGCGTTTTCCACACATTGCCTTCTTCGCCAGTGAAAACATAAAGGCTGGAGAGGAGCTTGG ATTTAACTACGGCGACCACTTCTGGGAAGTCAAAAGCAAGCTGTTTAGCTGCGAATGTGGCTCTTCTAAGTGCAAGTACTCATCAGCAGCCATGGCGTCGCTGCAGGCAGACAGCACACCTGAGGACCAGCAGCAGCCCAGCGCATCACCTGACACCAGCTCTTCC